The proteins below are encoded in one region of Syntrophotalea carbinolica DSM 2380:
- a CDS encoding AEC family transporter: protein MQPFLTTLNIVLPVFAVIFLGGLLRLKGLIDSAFLRQANRLLYYILLPLLLFYKIGTADFESSFNAKLTLAMIAALSLGALSSYALGSILGCPAEDRGSFSQGAFRGNLAYVGLPIVLSAYGETGFTRAGLLMGCLVPTINLLSILVLLLPQRHSHPDRTWKLIRDQLLCNPLILGSLAGIVWSLCHLPMPGMAARSLHLITGATLPLALLAIGGAFSLQQLQGDLKQAGLATVYKLAAFPLLNLLMLQLFAVKGMDLGIAVLLSGTPTAAASYVMALEMNSNAQLTSSIIVLSTLFCAGSFTIMLTLLGLMNLLPT, encoded by the coding sequence ATGCAACCATTTCTAACAACTCTAAATATTGTCTTGCCTGTTTTCGCCGTTATATTCCTGGGCGGCCTGTTGCGCCTCAAGGGTCTGATCGATTCGGCATTTCTCAGGCAGGCAAATCGCCTGCTCTATTACATCCTGTTGCCTTTATTGCTTTTCTATAAAATAGGCACCGCCGACTTTGAGTCAAGCTTTAATGCAAAACTGACCCTGGCCATGATCGCGGCGTTAAGTCTCGGGGCCTTGTCGTCCTATGCCCTGGGGAGCATACTCGGCTGTCCGGCCGAGGATCGCGGCAGCTTCAGCCAGGGGGCTTTTCGTGGCAATCTCGCCTATGTCGGACTGCCCATCGTGCTGAGCGCCTACGGCGAAACTGGTTTTACGCGAGCCGGACTGCTTATGGGCTGCCTGGTACCCACCATCAACCTGCTGTCCATCCTGGTGCTGCTTCTTCCGCAGCGTCACAGCCACCCCGACCGAACATGGAAATTAATTCGCGATCAATTGCTTTGCAATCCGCTCATCCTGGGTTCGCTGGCAGGCATCGTCTGGAGCTTGTGCCATCTGCCCATGCCCGGCATGGCCGCACGCTCATTGCACCTGATTACCGGCGCCACCTTGCCTCTGGCACTGTTGGCCATTGGTGGCGCCTTTTCCCTGCAGCAATTGCAAGGCGACCTGAAACAAGCTGGCCTGGCTACCGTTTACAAACTGGCAGCCTTTCCGTTGCTGAACCTTCTGATGTTACAGCTGTTCGCAGTAAAAGGAATGGATCTGGGAATAGCCGTGCTGTTATCCGGCACCCCCACTGCCGCCGCCAGCTATGTCATGGCCCTTGAAATGAACAGCAATGCCCAGCTTACCAGTTCCATCATCGTTCTTTCCACCCTGTTCTGCGCAGGCAGTTTTACCATCATGTTAACGCTGCTGGGGTTGATGAACCTGCTGCCGACGTGA